In one window of Neisseria subflava DNA:
- the lptB gene encoding LPS export ABC transporter ATP-binding protein, giving the protein MSANNSRLVVQNLQKSFKKRQVVKSFSLEIESGEVIGLLGPNGAGKTTSFYMIVGLIAADAGSVMLDGQELRHLPIHERARLGVGYLPQEASIFRKMTVEQNIRAILEISMKDKSRIDAELEKLLADLNIERLRNNPAPSLSGGERRRVEIARVLAMQPRFILLDEPFAGVDPIAVIDIQKIIEFLKSRGIGVLITDHNVRETLSICDRAYIISDGTVLASGKPDDLVNNEQVRSVYLGENFKY; this is encoded by the coding sequence ATGAGCGCAAACAACAGCCGTCTTGTGGTTCAAAACCTGCAAAAAAGTTTCAAAAAACGCCAAGTCGTCAAAAGCTTCTCCCTTGAAATCGAAAGCGGCGAAGTCATCGGCCTGCTCGGCCCCAACGGCGCGGGTAAGACCACCAGCTTTTACATGATTGTCGGCCTGATTGCCGCCGATGCAGGCAGCGTGATGCTGGACGGACAAGAGTTGCGCCACCTGCCTATTCACGAACGCGCCCGGCTCGGCGTCGGCTATCTGCCGCAGGAAGCCTCGATTTTCCGCAAAATGACCGTGGAACAAAATATCCGCGCCATTTTGGAAATCAGCATGAAGGACAAAAGCCGCATCGATGCCGAACTTGAAAAACTGTTGGCCGATTTGAACATCGAGCGCCTGCGCAACAACCCTGCGCCGTCGTTGTCCGGTGGCGAACGCCGCCGTGTCGAAATCGCGCGCGTGTTGGCCATGCAGCCGCGTTTCATTTTGTTGGACGAACCTTTTGCCGGCGTTGACCCGATTGCCGTCATCGATATTCAGAAAATTATCGAGTTCCTCAAATCACGCGGTATCGGCGTATTGATTACTGACCACAACGTGCGCGAAACCCTCAGCATCTGCGACCGTGCCTATATCATCAGCGACGGTACTGTACTGGCTTCAGGCAAGCCGGATGATTTGGTCAATAATGAACAAGTCCGTTCGGTTTACTTGGGTGAAAATTTCAAATATTGA
- the lptA gene encoding lipopolysaccharide transport periplasmic protein LptA — protein sequence MIQKICKTLAFVTVFAASPAFALQSDSKQSIQIEADQGSLDQNNQSTTFSGNVIIKQGTLNIRAGSVTVSRNDKSEQLMKATGSPVKFSQELDGGKGVVNGQANTVTYSSAASLVTLTGNAKVQRGGDVAEGAVITYNTKTEVYTINGSAKSGVKSAAKSGRVSVVIRPSSTQKNK from the coding sequence ATGATACAAAAAATTTGTAAAACCTTAGCCTTTGTTACCGTTTTTGCCGCCAGCCCGGCCTTTGCCCTGCAAAGCGACAGCAAGCAGTCGATTCAAATCGAAGCCGACCAAGGCTCGCTTGACCAAAACAACCAAAGCACTACCTTTTCCGGCAACGTCATCATCAAACAAGGCACGCTCAATATCCGTGCCGGCAGCGTGACCGTTTCGCGCAACGACAAAAGCGAGCAGTTGATGAAAGCCACCGGCTCGCCCGTCAAATTCAGCCAAGAGTTGGACGGCGGCAAAGGCGTGGTCAACGGCCAAGCCAATACCGTCACGTATTCTTCCGCAGCCAGTCTGGTTACCCTGACCGGCAATGCCAAAGTACAGCGCGGCGGCGATGTGGCCGAAGGTGCGGTCATTACTTACAACACCAAAACCGAGGTTTACACCATCAACGGCAGCGCCAAATCCGGTGTGAAATCCGCCGCCAAATCCGGCCGCGTCAGCGTTGTCATCCGGCCGTCCAGCACGCAGAAAAATAAATAA
- the lptC gene encoding LPS export ABC transporter periplasmic protein LptC has product MKIRWRYGIAFPLVLAVSLGALAAWLGRISEVQVEEVVLNPNEPQYSMKGINGKRFDQEGRLKENLSAVDAVQYPNSADVHLDKPHLSFYRDGSLLYEVGSDKAAYNIQNKKVVFEQNVVLNKAADAKRLAGIVKTERLNVDTEAQYAHTDSPVTFQYGQSGGQANGMTYDHKTGLLNFPSKVKATIYDTKNL; this is encoded by the coding sequence ATGAAAATCAGATGGCGTTACGGAATCGCCTTTCCGCTGGTGTTGGCCGTTTCACTTGGCGCACTGGCGGCGTGGCTCGGCCGCATCAGCGAAGTGCAAGTCGAAGAAGTCGTCCTCAATCCGAATGAGCCGCAATATTCGATGAAAGGCATCAACGGCAAACGTTTTGACCAAGAAGGCCGTCTGAAAGAAAACCTGAGCGCGGTCGATGCCGTCCAATATCCGAATAGCGCGGACGTGCATTTGGACAAACCACATCTTTCGTTTTACCGAGACGGCAGCCTGTTGTACGAAGTCGGCAGCGACAAGGCCGCGTACAATATTCAAAATAAGAAAGTCGTTTTTGAACAGAATGTCGTCTTAAACAAAGCGGCAGATGCCAAGCGTTTGGCCGGCATCGTCAAAACCGAACGTTTGAATGTCGATACCGAAGCGCAATACGCCCATACCGACAGCCCCGTTACTTTCCAATACGGACAGTCCGGCGGTCAGGCAAACGGCATGACTTATGACCACAAAACCGGTTTGCTGAATTTCCCTTCCAAAGTGAAAGCCACAATTTATGATACAAAAAATTTGTAA
- a CDS encoding KdsC family phosphatase encodes MQNLSSDLQQRALGIKLLILDVDGVLTDGRIFIRDNGEEIKSFHTLDGHGLKMLQASGVQTAIITGRDAPSVGIRVKQLGINYYFKGIHDKRAAYAQLREQAGVEEHECAFVGDDVVDLPVMVRCGLAVAVPEAHWFTLQYAHYVTRRSGGAGAVREVCDLIMQAQGTLEPALKEYVR; translated from the coding sequence ATGCAAAACCTCTCTTCCGACCTGCAACAACGCGCTTTAGGTATCAAACTGCTGATACTGGATGTGGACGGCGTTTTGACCGACGGCCGCATTTTTATCCGCGACAACGGCGAAGAAATCAAATCGTTCCACACTTTGGACGGACACGGTTTGAAAATGCTTCAGGCCAGCGGCGTGCAAACGGCGATTATTACCGGCCGCGATGCGCCTTCCGTCGGTATCCGCGTGAAGCAGCTCGGCATCAACTATTACTTCAAAGGCATTCACGACAAACGTGCCGCCTACGCCCAATTACGCGAACAGGCAGGTGTGGAGGAGCATGAGTGCGCCTTTGTCGGCGACGATGTCGTCGATTTGCCTGTGATGGTGCGTTGCGGATTGGCGGTCGCCGTCCCTGAAGCGCATTGGTTTACGTTGCAATACGCCCATTATGTAACCCGACGTTCCGGCGGCGCAGGCGCGGTGCGTGAAGTGTGCGATTTGATTATGCAGGCGCAAGGTACGCTTGAACCTGCTTTGAAAGAGTATGTACGATGA
- a CDS encoding KpsF/GutQ family sugar-phosphate isomerase has product MAENTLYLDWARDVLNTEAEGLREIAAALDDNFVRAAEALLHCKGRVVIAGMGKSGHIGRKMAATMASTGTPAFFVHPAEAAHGDLGMIVDNDVVVAISNSGESDEIAAIIPALKRKNITLICITAHPTSTMARHADIHITAAVSKEACPLGLAPTSSTTAVMALGDALAVVLLQARAFTPDDFALSHPAGSLGKRLLLRVADIMHKDEALPAVLLGTPLKEAIVRMSEKGLGMLAVTDAEGRLKGVFTDGDLRRLFQERDSFAGLKVDDIMHASPKTISADRLATEALKAMQSGHVNGLLVVEENGVLIGALNMHDLLMARIV; this is encoded by the coding sequence ATGGCGGAAAACACACTTTATCTCGACTGGGCGCGTGATGTATTGAATACGGAAGCCGAAGGTTTGCGTGAAATTGCGGCGGCGTTGGACGACAACTTTGTCCGTGCGGCAGAAGCGTTGTTGCACTGCAAGGGCAGGGTTGTAATTGCCGGCATGGGTAAGTCCGGACACATCGGCCGCAAAATGGCGGCGACCATGGCTTCCACCGGCACGCCTGCGTTTTTCGTCCATCCTGCCGAAGCGGCGCACGGCGATTTGGGCATGATTGTCGATAACGATGTCGTGGTTGCCATTTCCAATTCCGGCGAAAGCGACGAAATTGCGGCGATTATTCCAGCGTTGAAACGCAAAAACATCACGCTTATTTGTATCACTGCCCATCCGACTTCGACCATGGCGCGCCATGCCGATATCCATATTACCGCGGCGGTTTCCAAAGAAGCCTGTCCGCTCGGCCTTGCGCCGACTTCCAGTACGACCGCCGTGATGGCCTTGGGCGATGCTCTGGCGGTGGTATTGCTGCAGGCGCGTGCGTTTACGCCGGATGATTTTGCTTTAAGCCATCCGGCCGGCAGTTTGGGCAAACGCCTGCTGCTGCGCGTGGCGGATATTATGCACAAAGACGAAGCTCTGCCTGCCGTTTTGTTGGGTACACCGTTGAAAGAGGCCATTGTCCGCATGAGTGAAAAAGGTTTGGGCATGTTGGCGGTAACCGATGCCGAAGGCCGTCTGAAAGGCGTATTTACCGATGGCGACTTGCGCCGTCTGTTTCAAGAACGCGACAGCTTTGCCGGTTTGAAAGTGGACGACATTATGCACGCTTCGCCGAAAACCATCTCTGCCGACCGCCTTGCCACCGAAGCTTTGAAAGCCATGCAAAGCGGCCATGTGAACGGTTTGCTGGTGGTCGAAGAAAACGGCGTGCTGATTGGTGCGCTGAACATGCACGATTTATTGATGGCACGAATTGTCTGA